The sequence gaaaaaTCTATCAACCCCTTCACAAATgtaaattataatccacataataacaAATATTTCCtgtgccaagagtgtgccaaaagtgtgccaaaagtgtgcaaagctgttgtcaaggcaaagggtgactatttgaagaatctcaaacataaaatatactttgattcCATGcgttctttcatagttttgatgtcttcactattattctacaatgtagaaaagagtaaaaataaagaaaacccttgaatgagtagttgtttgaaaacttttgaacggtagtgtatataaagTGTTTCAACTCGATATCTGAAATGCTAATGGTGTCTTATTTTTTAAGACTATATCCATGTGTGTGagatgtatacttttgtttcaaggtagatttgtttaagactactaagaaacactgtgtgtgactgtcacaccctgaccatagagagcctttttttctcttttttggttaggttggggtgtgactagggtgggtaatctaggttgtttttttctatgttggcctggtatggttccctatcagaggcagctgtttattgttgtctctgattgggcatcatatttaggcagccatttcccctctgtgttttgtgggatcttgtttttgtgttgttgccTTTGAGCACTCCAGATCATAACGTTTCatttattctttattgtttttgtgcggTTCACTTCAAATAAAAGATGTCGAACCGATTTCAAGCTGCGCTTTGGAGTGTTCTTATGACGATCCTGacagtgaccctgatttagcccactgcagtaaaacgTTATTAAGGTCCTACATCTGTATAACTACAATATAGGGGCAGATTATTTCAAAGCAAATGTTTTTACTATAGATGAACACATGAAAGCAAACTCACCACAGCTGGGGCACATCTGCAACGTTATGTTGCTCCTCCACAAACTCCTAAAACAgacatcacattaacatcaactcTGGGCTCCcaaggtaagtcagttaagaatatgTCAGGAAAACAAATAAAAAGGGTTATTGACTGTAGAAAGAGTTTTACCTGAGGACTGCTGTCAGGGGTCTGGTCCTGGGTGAAGTGGTAAGGTGGAGGGGAAGGGAACGggggaggcggagggggaggtggagaatCCTGGGGGAACTGCTGAGAGGAGCCAGAGGACGGCTCATGAGGGGTGGTGATAATGTCAGAGGTAGAGAACTGATACGTCATCATATCATCCCCCCTCTCCTGGAACCCCTCCACTGTGGTGGAGATATCCACCTGCTATGTAACAAACAACACCGTCAGCCCAACCACAATGTTGAAAACCCCTCAACCAAACACTGAAATAAATCCTACCACAGAGAAACAACGAGGCATACCTGGGCGTCCTCATAATAGGTGAACTCTGACCTCCTCTTGACGAGGCAAGACCTGAGTCCATGGATTCTTCTACCAAGGTACTAAAAATGAGGATAGACATATAAATGTATCATTTCATTTTGTCAACATTTATTTAAATAAGTAAATGGACATTTGCCACTTTCCATTTTCTTTTATGAGTGTTTGACTGTACCTTAATACCAGTCACCTCCTTGTTGGTGAGGACCACCTGGACATTACCCTTTCAAAGAGGCACATTGGAAAAATTACATTTCATTCAGGAAATATAAGTAGCCCTATATTTGGTGCATAATTTGACACAAATCGGGTGCATTTGAGATGAAAGATCGGTTGAGAATCTCTCACCCATGGGTCCAGGATTTTTTCCTGAATGACTCTGCTCCACCACAGCTGTTTCTCCACTCCCCTCACAATGCACAGGTGATGCATGTCCTCTTCGTTTTGCTATAAGGAAAAACAGCTTCAGTCTGCACACCTCTCTGTATATTTTAGATGTAGATTTCTATATCATTTGGCAGGTGATCATCACTGGCAGTGATATAGAGCCCACATGATGTTCGTACAACAACTTTCCTCTAGGTTTCAATTAGGACCAGACATACAAAAGAAACCCCAGAGACAAATGGGAGTTAAAACACACAGGTGTGTTCATAAATGTTAAGAATATGTCTGAAGTACCTGCACTCGTCCATAACGGATTATCCAGGTATGGAAATGAAACGAACCCCAGTTCCCAACCAGCTGCATCTTCTCAAAGGGAAAACCAGAGTCTTCACTATTTGGCTGCAAAACAAAGACATCCCCTAATTGTAGAGCTTTCTCTGTGATTATTAATAAACAGACCAAGGAATTAAAGCCAGACAGGGCTGCTGCCCAACCTCCTCATCCATATACTAAGGAACAAGACAGGATCAATTTATGAGTCAGTTTGAATGATAGACTGGTGGCCTATAGGAGTGACAGACTGGTATATGGAGGATCTCAAAAGGAGGCCACTGCATTATAGATTCTGAAAGGGTTGGCAGTTGAACTACACAGGTCTGTGTTCAAATGTTAAGGAAACATCTGAAGTATCTGCACATGAATGGCTACCTGTTCAGTGTGAGAAGTCAGTTCCTCCCGCACTATCCTCCCTACAGGAGTAAAACAGATGAAAATCGGCTGCTCCATCATGAAAATCTGTGAAC comes from Oncorhynchus gorbuscha isolate QuinsamMale2020 ecotype Even-year linkage group LG24, OgorEven_v1.0, whole genome shotgun sequence and encodes:
- the LOC124012210 gene encoding uncharacterized protein LOC124012210; the protein is MIVRELAVLNTQIFMMEQPIFICFNPVGRLVWEELSSQTEQYVDEEVQQQPGLALIPWSGPQWVSSAPVKLQPTYYLTHAGNTLVRELSVLNTQIFMMEQPIFICFTPVGRIVREELTSHTEQPNSEDSGFPFEKMQLVGNWGSFHFHTWIIRYGRVQQNEEDMHHLCIVRGVEKQLWWSRVIQEKILDPWGNVQVVLTNKEVTGIKYLGRRIHGLRSCLVKRRSEFTYYEDAQQVDISTTVEGFQERGDDMMTYQFSTSDIITTPHEPSSGSSQQFPQDSPPPPPPPPFPSPPPYHFTQDQTPDSSPQEFVEEQHNVADVPQLWSYFGNQGTSNFSLRLAGIRRAMEDLTSSDSTSLNYLTHAGRMVLSGLSELNQQDVRQFQQTYDILVNFINEPANREQLELEMALVGVGLHASLSVSCRHRLLIQHLLNETF